A segment of the Chryseobacterium scophthalmum genome:
ATTGTTGCGTTATTTGCTTTAGCTTCACCGTTTGGAATGCTTTTAGGAAACTATTTTAATCCAGATTGGCAACCTTATTTTTTAGCTATTGTAGGTGGAATCTTCCTGCATATCTCTTCTGTTATTATATTTGAAAGTAATAAAAACCACAATATTGATTGGTCTAAAATAGGATTGGTTATTTTGGGAGTTTCATTGGCTTTAATGATGCATTTATTTCATGATCATTCTCATGTAGGACATCATCATTAAATTTAAATTTTGCCACGAATGCACGAATATTTCTTAAGCATATTAATAATTTGTGCATTCGTGGCTAATAAATTTCCAAAGCTGATTAATTTGAAGTACAATAAAAAATATAGAAAAAAGTAAAAAGGCTTCGAGAAATTTTCCCGAAGCCTTTTTTATATTTTAGAAATAGTATTTTAGAATTTCCATCCAACAGTTAAAAAGAAATTATTTCTAATATTTTTAACGTCTGAAACTACTGAATTTGGCGTAGCTACATCAAAATCACCTGAATAATATCCTGTTCCGAAACTTTCGTTTCCGCTTAAGAAAGGATTTTTATATTTAGAACTGATGTTTTGATACGCTGCATCAACATAGAATTTACCGAAATCATATCCGATACCTGCACCAATCGTGTTTCTTGCTCCTAAGATCAAATCGCTGTAATTAGTATCTCCAGCTTGACCATTATTAGAATATGCACTGATCGTCATTGCATCAAACGGACTTGAAGCGTAAGAATATCCACCTCTCAATCTGAAAGCTTTGATTCTATATTCTGCACCAACTTTTACTTCTGATAAATTTTTGTAAGAATCGCTAAAGAAAGAATTCAATTCAGTTTCTGCAGCACCCTGAACTTTATATTTAGGTTTCGTTAATCCCAAAGTATAATCTACGTTAATTGCAAAATTCTTTGTAGGAACAAAAGCACCACTTAAAGTAGCTTTCATAGGTGATCTGAAAGACCTGTCTTCTACAAAATTATCAAAGTAAATTAATCCATCAGATCCTGTATAATAATCTGAGTAGATCCTGTCGATGCTCCACCAAGTAGGAGTTTCAATTGAAGCTCCCAATCTAAACTGATTAGTAATCTTACCAATTACCCCCAAAGTCGCAGAAAAACCGTTTGATTTTTCAGAAAAAGGAGTGTATTGTTTATCAAATGAGTAGATCGTATTGTCTAAATCTAACCCAAAATTGGCGCTGTCATATTGCTCTAAATCTGCATAATGCATATTAATACTTGCACCAAGATATAAAGAGTTGTTGTAATTGGCACCTACTCCAAGATTAAATTTAGTCTGAGTTCCGTATCTGTTATAAGCATGCCCCAAATAAGCAAGATTACCTACTACAGCATTTCCTGAACCGTCAACAAGATTTTTGGGAATTGAAATATTAGTATTTCCCCCAGTTTCTACATAGTTTTCAAGTGACTGTGTAGAAATACTTGCTCCCAAATTAATAAATTTCCAAGGAGTTTCTGTCATCAACTGAAAAGCTGCAACACCACTTGCATTTCCAAGATTTCCTTTAGTAATATTATAATTAACTGAAGATCCTGCTAAAGTGCTTGTATTTTTATTATCCGTAACCGATAAAGTTGCGGAAACATCACCTGCAATTGCAACACCCAAACCTGCCGGGTTGGTAAGAAGCGATGTAGCATCACCTCCCAAAGCTCCGTTAGATCCTACCATTGCATTAAACTTTGATGATCCAACCATTGGTGTGTTTGAATAAACATCAATTGAATTTCTTATCGTTGATATATCCTGAGCCTGCAAATAGAATGCTGCAGTCACACCTATTAATACTAGAGATTTTTTTAACATTATTTTTTTAATAGTTATTAAGTTGAATATTATCTACCACCTGATCTGAAACCGCCGCCTCCGCCGGATCTCATACCTCCTCCACCTCCGGAAGAACCACCTCTGAAACCGCCACTGCTACTTCCAGAATTAAAACCTCCTGATCTGAAACCTCCATTATCACTCGGTCTTGTACTTTCATTTCTATATCTTGGCTGAGATTGTTGTTGCTGATTGTAGTTATAATTTGGTCTTGTAGATCTTACACTGTTATTCATATTAGGTCTCATACCATTATTAGGATTACGATAACCTCCGTTGTTAGTTCTATACCCTCCATTATTCATATTGGTAGGCTGTCTGTAAGAACCGGCTCTCATACTTGAATTATTGTTTCTGAAACCAGCTCCGTTATTATAAGCGCTCTTTAAAGCAGAATTATTCGTTCTGTAAGCTCCAGGTCCAGAAGTACCAAATCTTCCGTTTGCTCCGCTTCTTGCATAAGGAATTCTGTTGTAGTAACCACCCCATCCCCAATAAGGATTTCCGTAGTAACCACCCCAGTAAGGATTATATCCCCAATAATTATTCCAACCATAGTTCCAGCCCATTCCCCAATAAGGATTGTAGCCTCCCCATCCCCAAGAGTTACCCCAGCCAAAAGACATTCCCATGCCCCAACCAGATCCCCAATAAGAACCGAAGCCTCCGCCCCAACCCCAAGGTGAGCCCCAACCCATCATTCCCCACGAATTGTCGTAGTAGTTGGTTTCGTTTCCTGCAAAATTACCCCAGTCAGAATCAGTAGCATTACCATTCCAATTGGAGTTATTCCAGTTGCTGTAACGATTATCTTGTTGAGCAGCATTTATTTGAGCGTTTTGAACAAGATTAGAGTCATCCTGATAATAATCATAATATTCTCCTACTCTGTTTCCTTCATTACCATTGATGATGACACCTTCCGGCAACGTATCTTTATTTGGGTCATAATACACCCCATCAGTCTCGCTATATCCACCCATCTGTGCACCACAAGACATTAACAACAATCCACTTGCAACGGCTAAAATACCTTTCGATTTTAGCATTCCAAGTAAATTTTTATGTATATTTCTTTTCATGATAATGTAAAAATTTTTAATTTAAATTATATTTGCATTCTGTACCAAAAATATACCAACTTATTGGTAACAAAAATCTATCAAAAATAGATCTTTATTTTTAGATTACATAATTTTAGAAAAGTTAAAATATTAAAAAAAAATTAATGGCAAAATTAACTTCAAGAAGCGAAGATTACAGCAAAT
Coding sequences within it:
- a CDS encoding prolyl-tRNA synthetase; the encoded protein is MKRNIHKNLLGMLKSKGILAVASGLLLMSCGAQMGGYSETDGVYYDPNKDTLPEGVIINGNEGNRVGEYYDYYQDDSNLVQNAQINAAQQDNRYSNWNNSNWNGNATDSDWGNFAGNETNYYDNSWGMMGWGSPWGWGGGFGSYWGSGWGMGMSFGWGNSWGWGGYNPYWGMGWNYGWNNYWGYNPYWGGYYGNPYWGWGGYYNRIPYARSGANGRFGTSGPGAYRTNNSALKSAYNNGAGFRNNNSSMRAGSYRQPTNMNNGGYRTNNGGYRNPNNGMRPNMNNSVRSTRPNYNYNQQQQSQPRYRNESTRPSDNGGFRSGGFNSGSSSGGFRGGSSGGGGGMRSGGGGGFRSGGR
- a CDS encoding OmpP1/FadL family transporter, with the translated sequence MLKKSLVLIGVTAAFYLQAQDISTIRNSIDVYSNTPMVGSSKFNAMVGSNGALGGDATSLLTNPAGLGVAIAGDVSATLSVTDNKNTSTLAGSSVNYNITKGNLGNASGVAAFQLMTETPWKFINLGASISTQSLENYVETGGNTNISIPKNLVDGSGNAVVGNLAYLGHAYNRYGTQTKFNLGVGANYNNSLYLGASINMHYADLEQYDSANFGLDLDNTIYSFDKQYTPFSEKSNGFSATLGVIGKITNQFRLGASIETPTWWSIDRIYSDYYTGSDGLIYFDNFVEDRSFRSPMKATLSGAFVPTKNFAINVDYTLGLTKPKYKVQGAAETELNSFFSDSYKNLSEVKVGAEYRIKAFRLRGGYSYASSPFDAMTISAYSNNGQAGDTNYSDLILGARNTIGAGIGYDFGKFYVDAAYQNISSKYKNPFLSGNESFGTGYYSGDFDVATPNSVVSDVKNIRNNFFLTVGWKF